The proteins below come from a single Acanthopagrus latus isolate v.2019 chromosome 4, fAcaLat1.1, whole genome shotgun sequence genomic window:
- the scamp2l gene encoding secretory carrier membrane protein 2, like has product MSGFDSNPFVDPVDVNPFQDPSITQATSGAAENNGEFNPFSAIDMGNHTGTTIPVSGSSSQPAVLPTSVEQSAQASAAAGQANLIRQQEELERKAAELERKEQELQNRAAGRATNTGAKENNWPPLPKFFPVNPCFYQDFEEDIPEEYRRICKRMYYLWMFHSATLFLNVMACLAYFTADAQNGVDFGLSILWFLLFTPVSFICWYRPVYKAFRSDSSFSFFFFFFVFFFQVAVYIIQCVGIPKWGNSGWIASISMIRINLAVAVVMMVVAGFFTVNAVLGVILLKMVHSKYRRTGASFSKAQQEFSQGVLTSRTVQNVAAGAATSAAQGAFGRSQGN; this is encoded by the exons ATGTCGGGCTTTGACAGCAACCCGTTCGTGGACCCGGTGGACGTGAACCCGTTCCAG GATCCCTCCATCACACAAGCCACAAGTGGAGCCGCTGAAAACAATGGGGAGTTCAACCCATTCTCTGCTATTGACATG GGAAACCACACCGGCACGACCATTCCCGTCTCTGGTTCCTCGTCTCAACCCGCCGTCCTGCCGACATCTGTGGAGCAGAGTGCTCAA GCGAGTGCAGCTGCTGGCCAGGCGAACCTGatcagacagcaggaggagctggagcgtAAAGCAGCTGAGCTTGAGCGGAAGGAGCAGGAGCTACAGAACAGGGCAGCCGGCCGAGCAACAAACACTGGTG CTAAAGAGAACAACTGGCCTCCTCTTCCCAAGTTCTTCCCTGTGAATCCCTGCTTCTATCAGGACTTTGAGGAGGACATCCCAGAGGAGTACCGCAGGATCTGCAAGAGGATGTATTACCTCTGGATGT tccACAGTGCCACGCTCTTCCTCAACGTGATGGCCTGCCTGGCCTACTTCACTGCAGATGCTCAGAATGGTGTTGACTTCGGTCTGTCCATCCTCTGgttcctcctcttcacccccGTGTCCTTCATCTGCTGGTACCGGCCCGTCTACAAGGCTTTCAG GTCTGACAGctctttcagcttcttcttcttcttttttgtctttttcttccaagTGGCAGTCTACATCATCCAGTGTGTCGGGATCCCTAAATGGGGAAACAG TGGATGGATTGCATCCATCAGCATGATCCGCATAAACTTGGCCGTGGCCGTGGTTATGATGGTGGTGGCAGGTTTTTTCACCGTAAATGCCGTCCTGGGTGTCATCCTGCTGAAGATG GTCCACTCTAAGTACAGACGGACAGGTGCCAGCTTCTCCAAGGCCCAGCAGGAGTTCTCACAAGGAGTCCTGACCAGCCGAACTGTCCAGAATGTTGCAGCAGGTGCTGCTACCTCTGCTGCCCAGGGAGCCTTTGGCAGGAGTCAGGGAAACTAG